Part of the Zonotrichia albicollis isolate bZonAlb1 chromosome 2, bZonAlb1.hap1, whole genome shotgun sequence genome, ggaaaattgagatttttcaCTCTTTCATGAGATGAGATTTGGGAGGAAACTTAATGCAATACTCTTTCCTGAGAGAGCACAGAGAGAATGACAGCAAACTCCAGATTAGATTTGTTTAGGAATTTTAGATCCAAAGCAATAACCTACTTTCTTCAAAAGCCATAAAGCTATTGTGACACAGTGCCTTGATTTCTCGACAAATCATGCCCTACTTTTTCCCAGTAAAAACTGCTTGTGACGATAAATACAGGCAAGGCACTGTagcagcagggtttggggttttttatgtaCTAAAAGAATTCATTCACTGGCATTAGTTTATTTTTGTCATGTAAACATTTGACAGATGTCCAGCCCAAGAAAGTATGTATGTGTTATATGGATAGATTGACCAAACAAAAATGTAACAATATAAACCCAAGTGAGTTTTAGTACTGCAATTAccaaaaattaccccaaataATAGAATTTTTGCAACCATATGCTGCATGTGTATATAGAACAGAATATCTTGTGGTGCCTTACTTTTGCTGTGGCTGACATAGCTCCTGCCATCTTCATCTGGGAGTTCATGACCTTGGTTTGGGTGGACATGGAGGTGACTTTGGAGCTCACAGCATAGGTTCTGTTCTTCTGCTTCCGCAGCTGCACCAGCTGCTTTGCCAGCACTTTGCAGGCCTCTTTGTTGCCAGTCTTAGCCATTTTCTTGATTTCCAATTCCTGTGAAAAAAGGGGTGAGATTAACTCCACAGAATTTCCATTCGCGCACAGACTATAATTAAGCCTTGCTGgtaataattaaattaaaaattaactaTCCTCTTGAATCTTTTAAGAcatttaatttatataaatagcTCCTTGCTTTTTTAACAAGGCTGTTTAGCAGAATCAATGTCATGCTGGTATGATTTGACCACAAGGAAAAAACTCAATGAGACTGAATTATAGTGTGGTAGCACACAGTTCCCCCAAAGACTTAAATTTCTGCATGATTCTGTGTGCACATTGAATTTATCTGGATAAGCAGCcacacttcaaaaaaaaaaaagccccaaaaagtGAAGGAATTATGATGTCCAGTCACCTACTGGTGCCATGACTCTAATCAAGTTTGATTTCATGCAATCAAACAACATCACTCATGTAAGAAATTGAGAGCTCTTTTCAACTTTTTTTCAGCCTCAAGGGAACCTCACAGCCTCTTTGGGGAAGGAGTAGATAAAGTTAGATGACCAACAATGATGTTAATTAGATAACCAATAAAGTTAGACGACCAATAATTATAGGCTCTTCACCCTTATAATTTCACTGGACttagataataataaaaatagcaTAATTTAACATGTGCTTGTGCTGTAAGAAAGACACTTCTGTCTtagaaaaccaaaccccaaTCTGTCAAAAAATCAAAGAGAAATAACAATCTGTTTAGCCCAGAGGTACCAGGAAAAAGCCTGGCATAAATAATGTTGTCAGCTGGGACTCTTCAAAGTGTGCCTTCTGATTTGCGACTTGGTAATGTAAAAATTGCAACAACTTTTTCCTTTACAGCCTTTTTAAGCAGGTCTTGCCACAGTGGCTCAGTTTTCTGTAGATGTCCATTTGTCCATTTTGATTTTTACCATTaaggaaaagcagcttttcaAGACCAGCTTTCTCCTGGATTTTTCAGGATAATATGCCTGCCACAGGTATGCAGTTGCTTCACTTTATGTGCACTGGTAATCCAGAAAAATGCACTTAAAAGAAGCTATGAAAAGATAAATTCTAGTCCCCAGGACATGCAGAACAGTCACCTTTAAAGGCAGATGTAAACTGGCCCAGAAAAGATCACAGTTAAGTTTATTCCAGAGATGGCTCTGGCACAAAATCCCCTCTGCAGAGTCACAATTTCTAAAGGGTGTGTCATACACATTATTTTTAATCCAGGAAGGTACAGAGTGGCAGTGAAGCAGCATGAGGCTGTTCAAACCTTAGAGGCCTGAAATAGAAGTAAAGCTGTGCTCTTTGAAAGTAGTTCACAGAAGCCACAAAAATTCCTATAACATCACCAGAatattatttccctttttttattgTATCTAAAGTATTGTGAAGGTTGGAGAGATTAGTCTGCAACCCAGATTTTAACAGCAAATGTTTGAAAATAGGGATTTTCTCAGTAAGTTGAAAAACCTACATAGCTTTTATAACCtgatttttttcaaagcaaaatacAAACCATTGCTAAATCACTGCAGCTAATACACCTGCAGAAATCAAACCCTATATACAGATTATTTTATTCCTAATTAGAATTTGGGTCAATTTGGTGTACATTATCTGCTCTTAAGAGGTCTGGGGCAAGCTTATTGAAGTCAGTCATgttcttctgggaaaaaaaatcaaaattcctATAGTTATATCAGGTTACTGAACTGAAACAGAACTGTCTGCATACATTAAGGTATTTTTAGCTGTAGAAATAATATAGCTGCATAACTTGGTTTTCTTAGAGTAGTACCTTAAAattaaggggggaaaaaaagttcttTCTAGAGAAAGCACATAATGAAATGTTTTGTGATTGACTGATAAGCCCCTGATCCTTCTTCACCTGATCTGACACTGAAAATGAATATTTATTGTGCACTGCTACTCTCATTCCAGCAgcaaattttaactttttcaaAGACAtatttccctgctcctttcttctcctcagaaatCCAACATTTCTGAAATCACTTAGTGTGGTAAGTAATCAACACTTCAGCCTGAATAGTCACTAAAATTAAACTTATTTCCATATTTGGAATATTTCATACTGGAAAAAATGCCTTATTTATGAGCAACCTACTATATTCTACATGTCCAAGTCtttcagaaacagtttctcTGATCTTTATTATTCCCAGCTCTTGGTATTCATGCAACCTGCTGCCACAAACCACCACCTCAATAGCTGCTGGAACGGGCTGGATTTGCACAGCTTTTCCCACAGTGTGAGCATTCTTCATGCATCAAACCCCACCATCTGGCACATCCATTTCTCCTCTTAGAGCACCACACAGGTGCAGCATTCAGCCACTGAGTGCTTGAAAGCTCACACACACAGTGAGTTCTGAATACATCTTAATTTAGGCAAACAGTGCTACTATTATCAGCTAATTTTAGGGAAGTTCTGTCTGAATGAAAAGAACAGCTCTAGGGGTTTTCATGATATCCGGTGGTTTTCCAAGTACTGTCTCCCACTGGACAGTCACGGTAACACATGATAGCACTTctacttttaatttttccaCAAGACAAATGatttacaaatatttaaaaaaaaacctctgaagGACAGAGAATGCTGGGAATTGTAGGGAAAACCCACTGTGGTTATTTTATCTAAACACAGGATTTTCCTATGTCAAAGGCTGAGAATCACTTTTAGGCAATAAATATTTTCCAACACAATTTTAGCTGAGAAATGAAAAGGGGAAGACAActgtttttaatatttcattattataCGTTGACTGGTATCTTTAAAATTTTGCAAGTTTTTTATTGCATGTGTGTGTTTTACAGAGCAAAATAAAGTTTCCTGTCATACTTACCAGTTGTTTCTCCTGTTTTTCAAGTGCTGCTCTATCTCTGCTTATAGCCCTCTGTGTACCTCTTAACTCTCGATTTTGCTCCTTTATTATATCTGGAAAGAAAACATTGATAGCTGGGCAAAGTTTTTCAACATTCCATGAACATCTGCTAAGCACCCTGCAGAGTGAAGTGTCAACATTTCAGACACAGAAAATATTAGCAAAATACAATTTGGTGTATGCAACATCATTGTGTCAGCAGTGTGGGCTGTATCCTGTTAAAAACAAAGCTGTTTTACCTTTACTTAGGATGTTACTTTGCACCATAACCACAGCAAGAGCCTTTATCCCACAGTAAGACATCTGTACACACATTTTCCAGCACTAACTCAAGCCATATCTAGGTCAGGGCCATCCCATTGCTTTTCcccagccaggcctgactgCAACAGGTAGGGCAGCTGAAGAAGCCTTGAGTTATGAGCTCTCAGATCAGGTGAGGAGCTCCATAAAACAGTGACAATAATTCCAGCTGCAGGTCCTGGATCCTGCTCTTCTCTGTCCTTACTCTGCTCTGGGGGACTTTCTCCTCCACATTTGTGCAGCCCTTATTCAAGTCAGTCTATAAAGCAACTTTTCAATTAGGAGATGCTTAACAATAGTAAGGTAGGAAAGTGCAGGCCTTTACAAAAAATTTCAATTTACTGACCACTGACATATCGAGCAAAGCTTGAACAGTCTGTGAGGTGAAACTTACAGGAGTTGTGTGCACTGTGCTATTAAAAATCATATACTGATAACATCCTCTTATTAAAGCAAGTATTATTTACAGTCTAGGCATCAATCATGCCAGCTGCAGCTAACTTTTGATAGGATTTTTACAGCACGTGCTTGGGTGTGATTCACTGGGGTATGTGACTCAGCATCCTCTGGCCTCAGCTGAGGGAAGCGTTGTTGTGGAAGAGAGATTCAGCTACTCCTGTATCTGCACTTTGGGTGGGAGTTTGAAAGGAGCAGACTGTCACATGAACTTTCTTTAGAGCTCATGATGGATAAATTCTGGAATCACAGGCCACCTTCTCATTTTTTAAGGTTTGAGGCAATTTTTCTACAAACAGCAAGAAGCATTTGCATTCTTCATTCCTAAAGCCAGACATTCTGTAAAACATCTATTGGTGAAATTATGTCAACATTAATAGGttttaatcagaaaaaaatcccaaacctttAGTGGCATTTTAAAGACAGAATATACATTTCCTCTTCCAACCTTGCTGGACATTGCCCAGTTCTTGGGCAAAGAAAtatctattaaaaaaacccagtgtGGAAATGACACCTGTTTTTACAATGCTACTATTGCTGTGAGTACTGCAGAAAAAGCATCCTTGGGAGATGCAGACTTTTCAGTGGACAGTAACTAAGAACTAAAAGATGACATGGGATATAACTGCATTCTTCACACTGGcaaaacagcagagaaaatCATTCTGAAAATGCTACAGGCAAGTAATTTTGAAGATAGATAAATGTATATTACTTGCACAGCTGCACTTGgtgaaattgaaagaaaaagctTAATAGCTACATACAAGACTGGCTTTCCTAAATAcactagtttaaaaaaaatccttagtaTAGTGAGCTGGAGAGGTGGGAACTTCAAGGTGACAGCAAACAAGAACAGTACTTAGGACACAATAAGGGCAAGCACAATGCTTATTTCTGTAGTTTCTAATCCCCCACAGTGGCTTCAACTAAGGATGGCAATAAACTGAGAACAACTATCTGCAGTTACAGGCTACTTAATTTGTTTTTAGAAGTGAAGGCCAAGATGAGAACTTGGTTCTTGCTTGTTTCTGATAACCGAGGAAATTCCCAGCTGCTAGAGCAGACAGAACACGACAGGTTATTCAGAGATAAGTCCTATGCCATTAGCCACTCCTGTGTGTCACGGTGTCGTCACACACACACCAGGGCAAGGAGGAAGCATTCCTTAAAACAGGCTGGACAAGAgacatccagcagggcttttcctggctcctgcaatccttCCTTGGTCACGGCAGCTTAATGCCAGCTCCCCTTCCCAGGCGCTGCATCCAAACTGGGAAGAGCCAGGTGGGAGCTGTGCGTGTTCCCTGCTGTGCCACACAATTGGATGATGTGCAGCGTCATTTTCTGCGAGCCCTTTTCAAACGCCGACCCACCACCAGCTCTGACACGGGGCACCCAACACACCGAGAGCCAAACCTGGGCCATGACAACGCGGAGAGCCGAGCATCGCCCAGCGGCCTGCTGGGCAGCTAAGCCGTCCTTTATTTGAGGGGCTTTATTTGAGGATGGGCGATTTATTTGACTCCTGCTGAAGTTTAAGCGTTTTGGTACCAGCCTGGCTACAAAGAACCAACACCAAGTTGTTTGCACAGCGGCGCGGAGCGCagggccgggcggcggcggctcccgcAGCCTGGCCGTGGCTCCCGCACACGGCACCGCTCGCGTCCCGGCTCCCCTGGGCCCCAGCAACTCCTGCCGGGCCTGTTATGCGTCCCTCGCTGTTTtgtgctcctcctcctgcctcacCCACGGCCCGGGACGGCCGGGCCCGGCTCCCACCCCTCCCGGAgtgccagggccggcccggcccgggggctCTCCCAGAGCGCCGCCGGTGAGTCagggcggccgggccggggcctcCCGTTCCGCTCCGCTCCTGCTCCGCTCCCCGGAGCTCCCGCTCCGCCGGGACGCGGGGCCGAGGCCGCGATCTCCGCCCGGCTCCCGCTGCCCCGGAGCCCCGGCCGGGACCAGCCCCGCGCCCGGGGCCGTGcgggggctgggggcggccgctgccggcggcgcggcggggcctCCCCGGGCGCCCACTCACCGTCCACGGTCTTCTTCTTAAAGAGCGAGGCCATGGCGGCAGCCGGACCCCCGCAGCCGCCTCGGCGGGCTCCTGTCGCCTCCTCCTCCGGTGACCAGGAAGCGGCCGGGCCGCGATCGCCCGCCCGGCTCCGCCTCCCGGCGCCGAGGGGCGGgcaggggccgggccgggccggggctccgcgCTGTGCCCGCCCATCctgcgggccgggccgggctggcccCGGGGGACGCGGCTGGCGTGGGCTGGGGAGAGACAGTGAGCGCGGCTTCGCTTCCTCTCTGTGGGGATTTTCTGTCTGTCCGTCCTGGTTTGGCTTCCCCGAGCCGCTGGAGAAGCGCTGCGGGACGGGCCCGGCTGTCCTAAGGGCGAGCCAGGACGGGCGGGGATGAACCGGCTCCCCGCTCCGTGCCTGGGGTTCTCTTCTTGTAATGAGAGTAATTCTCTCTTTAAAGAGAGTAATTTACTTCTTGCAGTCTCTAAAGGTTAAAATGAAAACATATCAGAAGTTAATTCGGCAGCGTGGCGCTCTCCGGGCTCGCCCCTTGGTTTTGTGAAAACACCGGTCTCGCTGGAAATTGCAACTTTTCACTGGTTTTCATGTGCCCCTTTAGTTACTTTACATTTCCTGAAATCCAGATCATGTGTACACAGACACTATGGGAATTCAGCGAGCTTCTCTAAGGAAACCTGGTGCGTGGGCACCTGGAGGGATTTAGGCACAGTTAAACAATTAAACACAGAATTAAACACAGAATTAAACACACAATTAAGCAGTGGGGTCGCTGCCTGTCCGTGACAGATGAACTGTGAGGTTCGGGATTTTCTGTTCAGGAGCATCCCGGCTCTCACCCCAAGCCGTTGCTGACTCTGGAGAGCGGATTACACATTAGTTCTCTCGGATATGCCTTTGTCTGAGGGTCACAAGAGTATGGAAAAACGAACAATAATTTTCGTGGTTTCAATATGTAATTACAATCCTTAATTTTTAATAAGGTAGTTTATAATGTAGCTGTGGTTTCATTGTTGGCGATTGCCTACATATGCATCATGccctcttctttcttcttagAAAATAAGAGGAGGGCCTTTATTAAAAAAGACAGAGCTATGGGTTTGAATGCCAGCTCGATATAACTTCCCTTACTTTGAAGTGTTGGGGATGATTATGTTAAtgtacaaggaaaaaaagaagtgacTGGAATGTAGTAATGCATTTTGATGGCTAGATATAAATTCAGCCTGAGAAACAATCCTAAGTTTATGGTTGCAGTACCCTAATAAACCACACTTTTATAACCTTGCATGGAGAAACAATCTATTAGA contains:
- the CHMP2B gene encoding charged multivesicular body protein 2b — encoded protein: MASLFKKKTVDDIIKEQNRELRGTQRAISRDRAALEKQEKQLELEIKKMAKTGNKEACKVLAKQLVQLRKQKNRTYAVSSKVTSMSTQTKVMNSQMKMAGAMSATAKTMQAVNKKMDPQKTLQTMQNFQKENMKMDMTEEMINDTLDDIFDASDEEEETQDIVNQVLDEIGIEISGKMAKAPSAARGLPSASASSAATISDEEIERQLKALGVD